A region of Leishmania panamensis strain MHOM/PA/94/PSC-1 chromosome 33 sequence DNA encodes the following proteins:
- a CDS encoding guide RNA associated protein, GAP1, putative (TriTrypDB/GeneDB-style sysID: LpmP.33.2850), with the protein MSTTAGSVLHRHLTSHYRASGACFRFASSENAATALAHSLRWQSSAAPQKDFSHITHDLVWGLWNEGNLFSLSAAELMYYLQQHQQRSDSSMLVIDPQAKKSTLVRQVEEVLSAEQANITVPQDVSAAVVMTGSDRVEETLDEADEYGDWGAEPGFEERRHIDYMEFNPLRMGERYEALVPRAYQLLHSELSADIGMTAVDPSKFPGQSKNKLAYLVSKVNVDKANEQHFRRGLEWCLANLWNTNMSGELNIGAGRIIFYRTIAKQNRNTLPLWTLQRHLYAYHPYVWFAIASASNVEAMEKLAERLGMKLVQDATTSYKVNIRRAGDLLDGELNAQLQCTKVNRPWDRFLITHYVRSQMPDLRFLVRARHPIKKRIVDAYLEADILRSTRDSVQSVLSPELGEVGYCCERVIRKWAMRTQTGVTLQLVETRRTPLIITKAGDEGERLEYEWIVVLPQKAERIDIVALSEELWGYGNLLAKELEPGMEEFLSRTMTAAASY; encoded by the coding sequence AtgtccaccaccgctggcagCGTCCTCCACCGACACCTCACTTCGCATTACCGGGCCTCTGGAGCGTGCTTCCGTTTTGCGTCCTCGGAGAATGCGGCCACGGCGCTAGCGCACAGTCTTCGCTGGCAATCGTCGGCTGCACCTCAGAAAGACTTCAGCCACATAACCCACGATCTCGTGTGGGGTCTGTGGAACGAGGGCAacctcttctcgctttccGCGGCAGAGCTCATGTACTACTTgcagcaacatcagcagcgctccGACAGCAGCATGCTCGTGATCGACCCTCAGGCGAAGAAAAGCACTCTTGTGCGCCAAGTAGAGGAGGTGCTGTCGGCGGAGCAAGCTAACATCACGGTGCCTCAGGATGTCAGCGCGGCGGTTGTCATGACTGGCTCTGACCGCGTTGAAGAAACGCTTGACGAAGCAGATGAGTACGGCGACTGGGGTGCTGAGCCTGGTTTCGAAGAGCGTCGCCACATTGACTACATGGAGTTCAACCCGCTGCGAATGGGTGAACGGTACGAGGCGCTCGTGCCGCGCGCGTACCAGCTACTTCACAGCGAGCTCTCCGCTGATATCGGTATGACGGCAGTGGACCCGTCCAAGTTTCCTGGGCAAAGCAAGAACAAGCTTGCATACCTTGTGTCAAAGGTGAACGTGGACAAGGCGAATGAGCAGCACTTCCGCCGCGGGCTCGAGTGGTGCCTCGCCAACCTGTGGAACACGAACATGAGCGGTGAGCTGAACATCGGCGCTGGTCGCATCATCTTCTACCGCACCATCGCAAAGCAAAACCGCAatactctccctctctggacgctgcagcgacacctcTATGCCTACCACCCCTACGTGTGGTTtgccatcgcctccgcctccaacgtggaggcgatggagaagcTGGCGGAGCGACTTGGGATGAAGCTTGTGCAGGATGCGACCACAAGCTACAAGGTCAATATCCGTCGCGCTGGTGATCTCCTCGACGGAGAGCTGAACGCGCAACTGCAGTGCACGAAGGTGAACCGACCATGGGACAGATTTCTCATCACGCACTATGTCCGTTCTCAAATGCCGGACCTTCGGTttctcgtgcgtgcgcgccatCCAATCAAGAAGCGTATCGTAGATGCGTACCTTGAGGCGGACATTCTCCGTAGCACTCGTGACTCGGTACAGTCGGTGCTCTCTCCGGAGCTCGGTGAAGTCGGTTACTGCTGCGAGCGCGTGATTCGAAAGTGGGCGATGCGGACGCAGACTGGTGTGACGTTGCAGCTGGTGGAGACACGGCGCACGCCGCTTATCATTACCAAGGCTGGCGATGAAGGCGAACGGCTCGAGTATGAGTGGATTGTGGTGCTCCCTCAGAAGGCGGAGCGTATCGATATCGTGGCGCTGTCGGAAGAGCTGTGGGGATACGGTAAtctgctggcgaaggagctAGAGCCGGGTATGGAGGAGTTCCTGTCTCGCACAatgacggcggcagcgtcttATTAG
- a CDS encoding translation initiation factor IF-2, putative (TriTrypDB/GeneDB-style sysID: LpmP.33.2860), with protein MPPKAPKGAPKAAAKKGPPNAMLAKLKMKMELQKAEEERLRLEAEEEERRIREEEKLAEEQRKFEEAERQKERERQKEEERLARKERKAAGKNDALERMRAAGMILPDVDRIRHDAEVRKEGENAAPRPKPKPKPKPIVAVALPPEEEEEEEGEPTELTESDDEIDEDDWEAVMERDERRATRHTNNERIRAERAERKETRAAEKRKAEEENQLKHHVLEKVSNLRSPICCVLGHVDTGKTSLLDRIRSTNVQGGEAGGITQQIGATFFPREALVSATEELIKKHNCNLNVPGLLVIDTPGHESFTNLRSRGSSLCDIAILVVDIMHGLEQQTRESIRLLREKRCPFIVALNKVDRLFDWEPHENMDIQQSVELQKAHVRSEFHTRWGQVKNELSAEGLNSELYYHNKEVRNVVSVVPTSARTGEGVCDLLLLEIQLVQQFMEGKVTYKDDLQCTVLEVKLITGYGFTIDVILINGELHEGDEICLCGQNGPIFTQIRALLTPQPLREMRVRGEYIHHKSIKAAMGIKISGNDLEYVIPGTQLLIVHPNDNKNHIAELVMKDATNINEYLDPDGLGVSVQSSTLGALEALLSFLKSMKIPVASIAIGPIHKRHMHQVLSMKRREPRYAVILAFDVPVSEEAREIAKKNDIDVFEAKIIYHLFDRFTRYMNEYEQREKDRLRSIAVFPVQLKMIAESIHATDPIIIPVTVERGQLRPGTPLSAIRKKDDSVVVIGRVMSMERDNRPVEIGTPGMDLAVKINSGESGVTVGRQFDNSDIIVSHITRQSVDAVKKFKDELKPDDVLLLASLIKVLKVPNK; from the coding sequence ATGCCACCGAAGGCACCCAAGGGAGCCCCCAAGGCGGCGGCCAAGAAGGGGCCGCCGAATGCCATGCTGGCAAAGCTCAAGATGAAGATGGAGCTTCAGAAGGCTGAAGAGGAACGTCTGCGCCTtgaggccgaggaggaggagcgccgcatccgcgaggaggagaagctcgccgaggagcagcgtAAGTtcgaggaggcagagcgccagaaggagcgcgagcgtcagaaggaggaggagcgcctgGCTCGAAAGGAGCGCAAGGCGGCTGGCAAGAACGACGCCCTCGAGCGCATGCGTGCGGCTGGCATGATATTGCCTGATGTGGATCGCATTCGTCATGACGCGGAGGTGCGtaaggagggggagaacgcGGCGCCGCGACCCAAGCCGAAGCCAAAGCCAAAGCCGATCGTTgccgtggcgctgccacctgaagaggaggaggaggaagagggggagccgACGGAGCTGACCGAGTCGGATGATGAGATCGACGAGGATGACTGGGAGGCTGTCATGGAGCGCGATGAGCGTCGTGCCACCCGGCACACGAACAACGAGCGCATTCGCGCCGAGCGTGCCGAGCGCAAGGAGACCCGTGCGGCGGAGAAGCGGAAGGCCGAAGAGGAAAATCAGTTGAAGCATCATGTTCTGGAGAAGGTGAGCAATCTGCGCTCTCCGATTTGCTGTGTGCTCGGCCACGTCGATACGGGTAAGACCAGCCTGCTGGATCGCATTCGCTCTACAAACGTGCAGGGCGGTGAGGCCGGTGGTATTACACAGCAGATAGGCGCCACCTTCTTTCCACGCGAGGCCCTTGTGTCTGCAACGGAGGAGCTAATCAAGAAACACAATTGCAATCTGAACGTTCCAGGTCTTTTGGTGATCGACACGCCAGGCCATGAGTCCTTCACGAAcctgcgcagccgcggcagcagtctGTGCGACATTGCCATTTTGGTGGTGGACATCATGCATGGcctggagcagcagacgcgTGAGTCCATCCGCCTTCTGCGGGAGAAGCGGTGCCCCTTCATTGTAGCACTCAACAAGGTGGATCGCCTGTTTGACTGGGAGCCGCACGAAAACATGGACATCCAGCAGTCAGTGGAGCTGCAGAAAGCGCATGTTCGCAGCGAGTTCCACACGCGCTGGGGTCAAGTGAAGAACGAGCTGTCTGCCGAGGGGCTCAACTCAGAGCTGTACTACCACAACAAGGAGGTGCGCAACGTTGTGTCGGTCGTGCCGACGTCGGCCCGTACTGGCGAGGGTGTGTGCGACTTACTTCTGCTGGAGATTCAGCTTGTCCAGCAGTTCATGGAGGGCAAGGTCACCTACAAGGACGATCTGCAGTGTACAGTGCTGGAGGTAAAGCTGATCACGGGGTACGGTTTCACGATCGACGTCATCCTCATCAACGGTGAATTGCACGAGGGCGACGAAATATGTCTGTGCGGTCAGAACGGCCCCATCTTCACGCAAATTCGGGCGCTGCTGACACCACAGCCCCTGCGTGagatgcgtgtgcgtggcgaATACATTCACCACAAGTCCATCAAGGCGGCCATGGGTATAAAAATCTCCGGAAATGATCTCGAGTACGTCATCCCCGGTACGCAGCTCCTCATTGTGCATCCAAACGACAATAAGAATCATATCGCTGAGCTGGTCATGAAGGATGCAACCAACATTAACGAATACCTTGACCCCGACGGCCTCGGCGTCAGCGTGCAAAGCAGCACTCTCGGCGCtctcgaggcgctgctgtctttCCTCAAGAGCATGAAAATCCCTGTGGCGAGTATCGCTATTGGCCCGATCCACAAGCGGCACATGCACCAGGTGCTGTCGATGAAACGGCGCGAGCCACGCTACGCCGTTATCCTTGCCTTTGACGTTCCAGTTTCCGAAGAGGCGCGCGAGATTGCCAAAAAGAACGATATCGACGTCTTCGAGGCGAAAATTATCTATCACCTCTTTGACAGGTTCACGCGCTACATGAACGAGTATGAGCAGCGCGAGAAAGACCGCCTGCGCTCTATCGCGGTTTTCCCGGTGCAGCTGAAGATGATTGCCGAGTCGATTCACGCGACCGACCCCATCATCATCCCAGTCACAGTGGAGCGTGGTCAGCTGCGCCCCGGAACGCCGCTGAGCGCGATTCGCAAGAAGGATGACAGCGTTGTCGTAATTGGCCGCGTGATGTCGATGGAGCGCGACAACCGGCCGGTGGAGATTGGCACCCCTGGAATGGACCTGGCTGTGAAGATCAACTCTGGTGAGTCGGGCGTCACCGTCGGCCGGCAGTTTGACAATAGCGACATCATTGTGTCACACATCACTCGCCAGTCCGTGGATGCCGTGAAGAAATTCAAGGACGAGCTAAAGCCGGATGATGTGCTGCTTCTGGCTTCGCTCATTAAGGTGCTGAAGGTGCCAAATAAGTAA